A single Populus alba chromosome 7, ASM523922v2, whole genome shotgun sequence DNA region contains:
- the LOC118049611 gene encoding thioredoxin X, chloroplastic → MDKIILSSTSTPLSTSSLPPLRTVTSTASLSSPKKLFLLRSTQSQRKLSSSSRRSTSFCKVHKSTTITCGAITEINESEFQNVVLNSDRPVLVEFVATWCGPCRLISPAMESVAQEYGDRLTVVKIDHDANPKLIKECKVYGLPALILFKDGKEVPESRREGAITKAKLKEYVDALLESISVA, encoded by the exons ATGGACAAGATTATCCTCTCAAGCACTTCTACTCCTTTATCCACCTCTTCTCTTCCTCCACTTCGTACAGTTACTTCCACAGCTTCTTTATCTTCTCCAAAGAAGCTCTTCTTGTTACGTTCGACTCAAAGTCAAAGAAAACTATCCTCTTCTTCAAGAAGGTCAACTAGCTTCTGTAAAGTTCACAAGTCTACTACAATAACATGTGGAGCTATTACAGAGATTAACGAAAGTGAGTTTCAAAATGTTGTCTTAAATTCTGACCGTCCAGTTCTTGTTGAGTTTGTGGCAACCTGGTGTGGTCCTTGTAGGTTAATATCTCCTGCCATGGAATCTGTGGCTCAG GAATATGGGGATAGATTGACGGTTGTTAAGATCGATCACGACGCGAACCCCAAATTAATCAAAGAGTGTAAAGTCTATGGATTGCCTGCTTTGATTCTTTTTAAAGATGGGAAGGAAGTGCCTGAAAGCAGAAGGGAAGGTGCAATTACCAAGGCAAAACTTAAAGAATATGTTGATGCTCTCTTGGAGTCCATATCAGTTGCATAG
- the LOC118049612 gene encoding E3 ubiquitin-protein ligase RING1-like yields MSFTGAPPLPAVTAAATTTSKQYFCYQCNRTVSITASSYDDPFCPICHDSFIEESETQNPQNPNPFSDSYFNDPFDPFSSLFPLLFQNSGNFSHPEFPTRPGFSDPNAFNPLEFLRSHLQNLHSGGGRVQFVIDNNGHEPGLRFPDGNFGDYFIGSGLEQLIQQLAENDPNRYGTPPASKKAIEALPTMKVTEEMMKSEMNNQCAVCKDEFEGGEEVKGMPCKHVFHEDCIIPWLNMHNSCPVCRYELPTDDPDYENRSPAGQGSGGGSAGGMERRFTISIPRAFGGSGGGGQSSS; encoded by the coding sequence ATGTCCTTCACCGGAGCTCCCCCATTACCTGCAGTGACCGCCGCAGCAACCACCACATCGAAACAATATTTCTGCTATCAATGCAACCGCACAGTCTCGATAACTGCCTCTTCCTACGATGATCCATTTTGCCCGATTTGCCACGATAGCTTCATTGAAGAATCCGAAACCCAAAACCCTCAAAACCCGAATCCATTCTCCGACTCGTATTTCAACGACCCATTTgaccccttctcttctctctttcctcTCCTCTTCCAAAACTCTGGCAATTTCTCTCATCCTGAATTTCCAACCCGACCCGGATTCTCCGACCCGAATGCGTTTAACCCCCTTGAGTTCCTCCGTTCTCACCTCCAAAACCTTCATTCTGGTGGGGGTCGGGTCCAGTTCGTGATTGACAACAATGGACACGAACCTGGTCTTCGATTCCCAGATGGTAATTTTGGTGATTATTTTATTGGGTCGGGTTTGGAGCAACTGATCCAACAGTTGGCTGAGAATGATCCGAACAGGTATGGGACGCCTCCGGCGTCGAAAAAGGCGATTGAGGCATTGCCCACGATGAAGGTTACCGAGGAGATGATGAAATCAGAGATGAATAATCAATGTGCTGTGTGTAAAGATGAGTTTGAGGGAGGAGAAGAAGTCAAAGGGATGCCATGTAAACATGTGTTTCATGAGGATTGTATAATACCTTGGTTGAACATGCATAATTCGTGTCCAGTTTGTCGGTATGAGTTGCCTACTGATGATCCTGATTACGAGAATAGATCTCCTGCAGGGCAAGGGAGTGGTGGGGGTAGCGCTGGAGGAATGGAGAGAAGGTTCACTATTTCAATTCCGAGGGCGTTTGGTggaagtggtggtggtggacaAAGCAGTTCTTGA